AATATGCGTAAAAGTCTGAGACTTCTTCGGATATTCTTTATTCCCATAATTTCttccttttatgttttttttttcagctaaATCAAGTACATTTTTAtagggaaaactgttttttatagcaaaaaaatagtaactatgtcACTTTatactaatctatattttgtgtcatattttcctataatgccctttaaaatttatgaaaataattttaataaatagttttagaaacaaaaaaaatttggaaaaatagtaacattcgttaaaatacctatatgaactttatggtatatttttcagttataaaaaagttaaaattataaatttcagattatgttctaaaaaagtagaaatgacattctacgaagtaaaaaacgaaatctacttttttcattgaatctacaatgtttagaatacgtgatctatgtaaataggagtattctacaaatatgtagaatacacattccgcgcttaacctaccattctaaaattcttagaaatcaaaatctacacattaatctaattctaaaacatgtagaaactgatttctacagatttactataaatctaaaacatgtagaaatcaaattcaaaacattactataattctaaaaaactatagaaactgatttctacatattagttgtattctacggataagaaatcagttcctaaaaatatggaaacaaaatatttgagaatattcacttttatatttttttaaaaaaatcgatttaaaaaaaaaaaaaacgaaaaaggaacaaaaaagcGACAAAAAAACCTTGGCAACCTTCTTCGCCGTcttctatattccattgattgttcacaaaattttcacattatttctaccaTGATTCATGTCTATGCTTCATGTGGTGTTTTGGAATTGGTTGTATCTTCAGGTTGGAGTTTTAATGTTGATAAAAAGAAAGGAGGAAGGTTACTTGCTTTGGAATTGAAGTCTTCTCTGTAAGAGTTAAAGAAAAACGTTATAGAGGATTTTGGTTTTGAAGAAACAGATGCTGATTTGGAGTTGAGTTACCTTCCTATTGGATTGATCAATTCATCAAAATGTCCACCAGTGATCATTGGAAACTCAAGGcaagttcaaaattttctagggttttgtaAGAAGCATCAATCAACTCAATTGTGTGTCAGCTATAAAGCAAAGCAAGAAAATCCAAATAAGATCGACATTGATCTTAATAAGATGACAACTAATGCAAGTACTAGTGAAGAGAACGAGCGAAATCCTTGTGACATTGGGACCGCTTCAAATATTGTTAAGGGGGCTAAGCATAacgagaagaggaaagggaagatgaagcaaagtgaagttgatggagatgattatgatgctgacaagcataacgagaagaagaaaggaaagatgAAGCAAGACGAGGTTGAAGGAGATGATTATGATGCTGACAAGATCAAttctaaaaaagaaaacagagaaaaattgGCAAAGAGTCAGGTGGTGGAATTGGTTAAGACGGGAGATCTTTTCCTCGACAAAACAGTTTTGAAAGCGAGGTTTGAGTTATGTGCAATGAAGCATAACTTTCACTACACAGTTACCAACTCCAATAAATCAGTTTGGTGTATTAGATGCGCTGATAAGGTGTGCTTTTGGGGTGCTCGAGCTGAGTGTTTGAAGGGCtccacatattttattattaagaagTATGTCGGTGTACATTCCTGCGCACCTTCAAACAAAACCAGTGCCGGAAAGACAGCTTCAGCGAAAACGATAGGCAGTCTGCTAATGCATAAATATGAAGGTATCAAGGAAGGGCCTAAAGCGAAAGATATTGTTCAGATTATGCGTAATGATTATGGATGTGAGATCTCTGATTCTTTAGCATGGGATTCCCGTGAATATGCAGTCAACGCTGTTAGAGGTATTCCAGAGGAAAGTTATGGGAAAATACCAAAATACTTGCACATGCTGCGAGAGGCCAATCCGGGTACACATTCCTCTTACAAGACTGACGTCGATGGTAGATTTCGATATCTGTTTATAGCGTTTGGTCAATCGATCAGAGGCTTTAACACAGTCATGAGGCGTGTCATTGTTGTCGATGGAACATTCTTGAAGAGTAAATTCAAAGGGGTGCTACTGGTTGCAACTGCTATAGAtggaaattcaaatttatatcctATTGCATTTTGGATAGTAGACTCTGAGAATGAACagtcttgggaatggtttatgaGACAATTAAAAGTTGCTGTTGCTGATGATAATGGTTTGGCTTTTATTTCGGATAGACAAGTGTCAATAGCGAAGGCACTGGAGAAAGTGTATCCGCTAGCGAGACATGgtatttgtattcatcatttgttgaataatgtgaTATCGTATTTCAAGGGGAAAGGATTAGCTGGGTTGATTTCTAAGGCTTCAAAGGCTTATAGAGTGGTTGATTTCAAGAAGACGTTTGCTCATGTTTGCAATATCAGTCCAGCAATTGGAAATTATCTTATGAAAGCAGATGTCAA
This region of Brassica napus cultivar Da-Ae chromosome C5, Da-Ae, whole genome shotgun sequence genomic DNA includes:
- the LOC111211212 gene encoding uncharacterized protein LOC111211212, which translates into the protein MKQDEVEGDDYDADKINSKKENREKLAKSQVVELVKTGDLFLDKTVLKARFELCAMKHNFHYTVTNSNKSVWCIRCADKVCFWGARAECLKGSTYFIIKKYVGVHSCAPSNKTSAGKTASAKTIGSLLMHKYEGIKEGPKAKDIVQIMRNDYGCEISDSLAWDSREYAVNAVRGIPEESYGKIPKYLHMLREANPGTHSSYKTDVDGRFRYLFIAFGQSIRGFNTVMRRVIVVDGTFLKSKFKGVLLVATAIDGNSNLYPIAFWIVDSENEQSWEWFMRQLKVAVADDNGLAFISDRQVSIAKALEKVYPLARHGICIHHLLNNVISYFKGKGLAGLISKASKAYRVVDFKKTFAHVCNISPAIGNYLMKADVKKWARCQFHGYRYDIRTNNPAESINSALRSPREFPVIPLLDSIREMLTR